The following are encoded together in the Bos javanicus breed banteng chromosome 4, ARS-OSU_banteng_1.0, whole genome shotgun sequence genome:
- the NPVF gene encoding pro-FMRFamide-related neuropeptide VF: MEIISLKRFILSMLATSSLLTSNIFCTDESRMPNLYSKKNYDKYSEPRGDLGWEKERSLTFEEVKDWAPKIKMNKPVVNKMPPSAANLPLRFGRNMEEERSTRAMAHLPLRLGKNREDSLSRWVPNLPQRFGRTTTAKSITKTLSNLLQQSMHSPSTNGLLYSMTCQPQEIQNPGQKNLRRRGFQKIDDAELKQEK; the protein is encoded by the exons atggaaattatttcattaaaacgATTCATTTTATCGATGTTAGCCACTTCAAGCTTGTTAACATCAAACATCTTCTGCACAGACGAATCAAGGATGCCCAATCTTTACAGCAAAAAGAATTATGACAAATATTCCGAG CCTAGAGGAGATCTAGgctgggagaaagaaagaagtcttACTTTTGAAGAAGTAAAAGATTGGGCTCCAAAAATTAAGATGAATAAACCCGTAGTCAACAAAATGCCACCCTCTGCAGCCAACCTGCCACTGAGATTTGGGAGGAACATGGAAGAAGAAAGGAGCACTAGGGCGATGGCCCACCTGCCTCTGAGACTCGGAAAAAATAGAGAGGACAGCCTCTCCAGATGGGTCCCAAATCTGCCCCAGAGGTTTGGAAGAACAACAACAGCCAAAAGCATTACCAAGACCCTGAGTAATTTGCTCCAGCAGTCCATGCATTCACCATCTACCAATGGGCTACTTTACTCCATGACCTGCCAGCCCCAAGAAATCCAGAATCCTGGTCAAAAGAACCTAAG GAGACGGGGATTCCAGAAAATAGATGATGCAGAattgaaacaagaaaaataa